The Sebastes umbrosus isolate fSebUmb1 chromosome 19, fSebUmb1.pri, whole genome shotgun sequence genome has a segment encoding these proteins:
- the rpl17 gene encoding 60S ribosomal protein L17 has product MVRYSLDPENPTKSCKSRGSNLRVHFKNTRETAQAIKGMHIRKANKYLRDVMVKHQCVPFRRYNGGVGRCAQAKQFGWTQGRWPKKSAEFLLHMLKNAESNAELKGLDVDSLVIEHIQVNKAPKMRRRTYRAHGRINPYMSSPCHIEMILTEKEQIVPKPEEEVAQKKKVSQKKLKKQKLMARE; this is encoded by the exons ATGGTCCGCTACTCTCTCGACCCCGAGAACCCGACTAAAT CATGCAAGTCGAGGGGCTCCAATCTCCGGGTTCACTTCAAG AACACCCGTGAGACAGCCCAGGCCATCAAGGGAATGCACATCCGCAAGGCCAACAAGTACCTGAGGGACGTCATGGTGAAGCACCAGTGCGTCCCGTTCCGTCGCTACAACGGCGGCGTTGGCCGCTGCGCTCAG GCCAAACAGTTCGGCTGGACTCAGGGCCGCTGGCCCAAGAAGAGCGCCGAGTTCCTCCTGCACATGCTCAAAAACGCAGAGAGCAACGCTGAGCTCAAG GGTCTGGATGTGGACTCTCTGGTCATCGAGCACATCCAGGTCAACAAGGCGCCGAAGATGAGGCGACGCACCTACCGTGCCCACGGACGCATCAACCCCTACATGAGCTCGCCCTGCCACATCGAGATGATCCTCACGGAGAAGGAGCAGATCGTCCCCAAaccagaggaggaggtggcCCAGAAGAAGAAG GTTTCACAGAAGAAGCTGAAGAAGCAGAAGCTGATGGCGCGCGAGTAG